The sequence below is a genomic window from Armatimonadota bacterium.
AGCACTCGTCGCACAGATAATCCGGCAGCTTGGGCGCGTCCAAAAGCAGGGCTTTACAGTCCGGGTTCTTGCAGTCGAGCATCCTCATCGGGTTCTGCTCGTAGCGCTGTGCGCAGGACTGGCAAAGCTTATCGACTCTGCTCTTTGCGAACTCGAGCAGCGCCTGGCGATATTTGGGTCGGCAGTTCGGGCAGCCTATCGAGTTGAGCTTAAGCTCATATTTTTCGATCCCGATGCTGGTGAAAAACTGCGCGGCCATCGAGATTATCTCAGCGTCGATAGCGGGGTCTTCTGAACCAAACGCCTCAATGCCGAGCTGGGTGTGCTCGCGGTATCTGCCTGCCTGAGGCCGCTCATATCTAAAAATTCTACCAATATAGTAAGCCTTATTGACCGGAAGTGATGCGCCCAGGTTGTGCTGAACGTAGGCGCGGACTGTCGGAGCCGTGCCCTCGGGCCGCAGGGTGATAGAGCGCCCGCCGCGGTCTTCGAAGGTATACATTTCTTTGGAGACTACATCGGTGGCCTCGCCCAGGTTTCGCGTGAAGAGCTCGGTGTGCTCGAAGGTAGGCGTGCGGATCTCACGATAGCCATAGAGGCCACAGGTATGCCTGAACTTCGATTCCACATACTGCCAGCGCGGAGTCTCGTCCGGCAGGATGTCTCTGGTGCCGCGAGGGGCCACATACTCGGTCATTTGATATTGCTCCAAAATAGTTGAGAGATGAGAGTGGAGAGCAAAGAGCCCGGATTTCCACTGCTCAGTTACTTCATATTATTAACAACAAAACGAGGAACGCCATGCATCCCCCGCCCTACTTTATTCTACGGTAAGCGGCTGGGACTGTCAAACGTGAAGGGCAAGTTCTCAGCGCACGAATATGCTTCAGATACGGTTGTGCCGAAGCAGTTCCACAAGATGACAAACCTTCGGGGCATCCGCCCGCGAAGTATAAATGTCACTTTTTGCTCTAGACAAACATATTCTCACATTCTTCTTTTAGTTCTACTTGCCTTGGCCTCTCACCGCGCAGGAAGAAGAATGCCAAGGCAGCCGTGATCACTCCAGCCAAAGCCCAAGTATAAGGAGCGATTGCAAGTGCGCCCTGAGCTGTCCTGAATATGCCGAAGCCTAAAAATATCATACCGGCGCCGATCTTTATGGGGCGCTCCGGCAGGTGTTTGCCCATCAACTGACCCACCATGATTGCGAGGCCATCGGCGACCACCATTCCAGTAGATGAGCCGAGCCAGACAGGTATCAACGGCTTGTCGGCAGCGAATGCGACCGTGCCCAGCATCGTCTTATCGCCGAGTTCGGCAAGGAAAAATGTAGTAAAGATCAGCCAGAACGGCGATTTGCTCTGGATGTTCTTACACTCGTTGTCTTCCAAGCTGTCGCCGCGCAGAGTCCACAGCCCAAAACCGATAAAAGCCAGCCCTGCCGTAAATCCAACCCACTCAGGCGGCAAAAGCCTGCCTACCCCGCCTCCAAGCAGCACTGAAAAGACATGCACGACCAGAGTGGCACTGAATATGCCGGCGAGTGTGACACGCGTGTTATAACGGCTGGCAAGACACAAGGCGACAAGCTGCGTCTTATCTCCCATCTCCAAGCCGAATACACCGGCCATCGATACCCAGAATGATCCCAATCCATGTCCTCCAGTGTGGCAGCATCAACCTCCAGGTAAGGATACCTGGAGGTATAGAAAAAGCGAGTTAACGGTTTGCGATTGACAGTCATCGGTTTCCGATGATGACCGGATACTGCATAACAAAAAGACCTTGCGTCCAAAAAACAGAGCGCAAAGGTCTCGCTTAGCCAATCATAGCCGACGCTTCCCATTGTTACTACATTTAATTATAGAGCGAGACGAGGATAAGAGCAAACAGCATGACGACGTATAATCTTTCATCCTGCGCGCAGACTGTGATGTGATATAATATTTTTTATATTAGAACTTCAGGGTCATCAAATTGAGCAGCAGTCAGCGATCAAAACTTCTCATATCAGCCCTATTGGTATTGGTGACGGGCATCGTATATGGACAGGTAGCCGGTTTTGGATTCCTCAACTATGATGATAACTTGTATGTCATCATCAACCGCCATATAGTCGGCCTTACCGTCCAAAACCTGCGATGGGCCGCAACCGGGGTAATAAACAGCAACTGGCAGCCGCTTGTATGGCTGTCATATATGTTCGATTCGCAAATAGCCGGACTTGATCCCGGAATCTTTCACCTCACCAACCTGATGCTGCATATCGCAAACACTCTGCTCCTGCTCTTCCTATTGCACCGGATGACCGGCTCGCTGTGGCGCAGCTCATTTGTGGCAGCCCTGTTTGCGCTGCACCCGCTGCATGTGGAGTCCGTAGCATGGGTTGCCGAGCGCAAAGATGTACTCAGCACTCTCTTCTGGCTGCTCACCATTCTCCTTTACGTTCGATATGTCGAAAAGCCGTCTTTGGGCAGATACGTTTGGGTGCCCGTTGTCTTTGCCCTCGGCCTTATGGCTAAGCCCATGTTGGTCACGCTGCCGATCATTCTGCTTCTGCTCGATTACTGGCCGCTTGGCAGGCTTCAGAGCAAACAGATAATCACTCAGCAAAAGCCTAACAGTAATGATTCCACACCGGTTCCGTTGAGGCAGCTTATCATGGAAAAAGTGCCGCTGCTGCTGCTTTCGACAGCTGTGGGGATTGTGACGGTAATAACGCAAAAGTCGAGCGGAGCGATTAAGGAACTTGGTATATTCTCGATGGGAGTAAGAACGGCGAATGCCGTGTTCAGCTACATTGCATACCTCTGTAAGACAATATGGCCGACTAATCTTGCGCCTTTTTATCCGCATCCCGAAAACTCACTGCCGACGTGGGAGGTCGCGGGCAGCGCAATTCTCGTTATTGCTATAACATGGTTTGTCGCACGGTCTCGACGGCACCCCTATGCGCTGGTCGGCTGGCTTTGGTATCTGATTACGCTGCTGCCCGTGATCGGACTGGTCCAGGTCGGAGCACAGGCAATGGCCGACAGGTACACATATGTCCCTATGATAGGGATCGGCATAATGATCGCGTGGGGCATTCCGAGCATTATTCCACAAAGACAGTATAAAGCAATTGCGGTGCTTGCCATCGGAGTAATCGCAGCTTTTTCGATATGCACGTATCAGCAGGTCGGGTATTGGCGTAATGACACTACGCTGTTCAGCCATTCGGTCGAAGTTGTAAAAGACAACTTCGTAGCGCACAACAACCTCGGAACGGTGCTGCTGCTTAGAGGTAAAAATGAAGCAGCGTTAGCGCACTTCCGTGAGGCGGCGCGAATCGAACCCAGGTGCATGCGCGCTCAGTTTAATGTAATCAATCTGTTATACATCATGGGCGACGTGGATGGAGCCATTAAACAGACATATAACCTGCTTAATCGCTTTCCACACGAAGGACGCGCATACTTAAGGCTCGGCATTATATACCTCAGGCAATCAAAGCTGGACCTTGCGGAAAAGAACATCAGGCAGGCGCTGCGCGAATCCCCCGACGATCCCAAGGCTCATCAAGCTATGGGAATGCTGCTTCTTAAAAGAGGAAAAGCCGACGAGGCCGTTATTAGGCTATCGGAGGCTGCCAAGCTTTCGCCGGACGACACCGACATACGAAAAAGGCTCAAATATGCGAAATCGCTGAAAGCTCGCAAGGCTGCAGACTAAAAATGAAGTTGAACACCAGCAGGCAGACGACTATTATTATATGCGCTCTCCTTGTAATCCTGACAAGCATTGTATATTGCCAGGTGGCCGGCTTCAAGTTTCTGGTATATGACGACCCGCTGTATGTAGTCAATAACCCCAAAATTAATGGCCTTACTGCCTCTAACTTAAGCTGGGCTATAAAAGGAGTGGTAAACAGCAATTGGCAGCCGCTGGTATGGCTGTCATACATGCTCGATTCGCAAATCGGCGGGGTCGATTCGGGAGTATTTCATCTCACAAACCTGTTACTGCACATAGCCAATACGCTGCTTCTGCTTTATCTGCTCAAGCGAATGACCGGCTCATTATGGCGAAGCGCGTTTGTGGCGGCGATATTTGCGCTTCATCCGCTGCATGTGGAGTCTGTCGCTTGGATTTCGGAACGCAAAGACGTGCTCAGCACGCTATTCTGGCTGCTGACTATGCTGGTCTACATTCGGTATGCCGAAAAACCGAGTTTGCGGCGGTATGTTCTGGTGCCGATGGTCTTTGCCCTCGGCCTTATGGCAAAACCCATGCTGGTCACGCTGCCGGTCATTCTGCTTCTGCTCGACTACTGGCCTCTTGGCAGGCTGGGGACTAAGCAAGATATCGCAGGGCAAAAAACGAGCATCAAAGAATATCCGAAAACCCCATTGAAAAACCTTATATATGAGAAGCTGCCATTATTTGCGCTTGCGTTTGCTGTGGGGATCGTGACCATATTGACTCAGAAGGCAAGCGGCGCAATGCAGGAACTCGACAAGTATCCTTTTGGTGTGAGGGCGGCAAACTCGGCTTTCAGTTGTGTGACATACCTGAGGAAGATGCTCTGGCCGAGTGATCTTGCGGCATTTTATCCGCATCCCAAAAACTCGCTGCCGTCCTGGCAGGTAGTGGTCTGTGTAATGCTGATCGCTGCTCTGACCTGGCTCGCCGCACGCGCAAGACGACATCCGTATGTGCTGGTCGGCTGGCTCTGGTATTTAATTGCGCTGCTGCCTGTAATTGGGTTAATTCAGGTCGGCATGCAGGCAATGGCAGATAGATATGCATATATCCCTATGATCGGGATCGCTGTAGTGGTCGCGTGGACTGTACCTGACCTGGTCTACAAAAACACAAATCCGAATAAGCGCAGGATCGGTATTGTAGCGTCCGCCGCGATCATTGCAATTGCCGCCTTTACAATCTGCACGTATTATCAGATAGGCTACTGGCGCGATAATGCGGCGCTGTTTGGTCATGCGATAGAGATTATTCCAAACAACTACACTGCGCACAACGACCTAGGAGTGGCGCTGATGTATCGCGGAGAAAACCAGGCCGCTCTGGAACAGTTTCGCGAGGCAGTGCGGATCGAACCGGGCTGTTTGCGCGCTCAATATAACCTTATCAATCAGTTGTATATCATGGGCGATACAGACGGAGCTATAAAGCAAACACATACTCTGCTTAGGAGCTTCCCTCATGAAGGACGCGCTTACTTAAGGCTCGGCATAATGTATCTTCGGCAGTCCAAACTAGAGCCTGCGGAAAAGTATATAAGGCAGGCGCTGCGCGAATCCCCGAACGATGCCAAGGCTCATCAAGCGATGGGAATGCTGCTTCTTAAGCAGGGAAAGATCGACGAGGCCATTATTAGGCTATCGGAGGCTGCAAAACTCTCGCCGGGAGACCCAAATATTAATAAGAGGCTTATATACGCGCAATCGCTGAAAGCTCGGAGCAAAGCAACCAGATGAAGCTAAAAAGCCCAAAATATAAATCCGGCAGTCATACTACATTTTTCATATGCATTCTGCTTATAGTTCTGACATCTGCAGTATACTGGCAGGTTACCGGGTTCAAATTGCTGTCTTTTGACGACACAAAGTTTGTCACCAACAACTCGCATATAAAGGGCCTGACGGGACCGAATCTGCGATGGGCCATGACCGGATCCATAAACGGCAACTGGCAGCCGGTTATCTGGCTCTCATATATGCTGGATGCGCAGTTTCATGGGCTCGATGCCGGAGCATTTCATCTCACTAACCTGATACTGCATATAGCCAATACGCTGCTATTACTGCTCCTGCTTTATCGAATGACCGGCTCACTCTGGAAAAGTGCGTTTGTAGCGGCGGTATTTGCGCTGCATCCGCTGCATGTGGAATCGGTCGCGTGGATATCAGAGCGCAAAGACGTGCTCAGCACTCTCTTTTGGCTGCTCACTATGCTGGCCTATATTCGATATGCAAAAAAGCCGAGTTTACGAAGGTATATTCCGGTGCCGATAGTCTTTGCACTTGGACTAATGGCTAAGCCTATGCTGGTAACGCTGCCTGTCATACTGCTTCTGCTGGATTACTGGCCTCTGGGCAGGCTGCAGATCAAGAAAAATGCAACACAAGACGCCAAAACTACCAAGCTGAAACACGCGATAAGTGAAACCCCGCCCGCGTCGCTGAAACTGCTTGTTCTGGAAAAAGCGCCGCTGGTTTTACTTGCGCTGGGAGCTTCGATTGTAACCATACTTACTCAAAGATCAAGCGGCGCAATGGATGAATTTAACATCTACCCACTTGGCATGCGAGCAGCAAATGCAGTATTCAGTTATATCGTCTATCTCAGAAAGATGATTTGGCCGAATGACCTCATCGCGTTTTATCCGCATCCGGAAGGCACACTGCCGGTCTGGATGGTGTTGGGAAGTGTGATTCTGATTGCTGTTCTGACGTGGCAAGCAATTCGATCTCACAGATACCCGTATGCATTATTCGGCTGGCTGTGGTATCTGATCACTCTTATACCTGTGATCGGGCTGGTACAGGTCGGCGCACAGGCTATGGCCGATAGATACACATACATCCCTATGATCGGGATCAGTATTATTATCGCCTGGGGCGTGCCGGACCTATTACATAACAGGAACAAGCCCGGGCGCAGCGTTGCGTTCGCTGCAATCGCAGTAATTATCACGCTCACAGTATGCACTTATCGGCAGGTCGGCTACTGGCACGATGATATTGCACTTTTTAGCCATGCTATTGATGTTGTCCCAAATAATGCTCCGGCACATAACAATCTCGGTGGAGAATACTACAGGCAGGGAAATGTGGACGCCGCCGAGTTACAGTTTCGCGAGGCAGTGCGTATTAATCCACGGTTTGATGGATTTCAGCACAACCTTGCTTCGCTGCTGTATGAGCAAGGACGTTATGACGAACTGGCGACTTGCCTGCACAAGGCTCTGAAATTCTTCCCTGAAGACGACCAAGCTCACGCGTTGCTCGGCATAATATATATACAGCAATCCAAGCTCGATCTTGCAAAAATTCACCTTAGAAAAGCTGTCAGACTGAAACCGACTAACTCTATGGCACAAGGATTTCTGGGGGGATTGTTGACCAGGACAGGTGAAATTGATGAGGCTATCGACCATCTGTCTAAAGCAGTGGAGCTTTCACCCGAAAATGAAAATTACCGGGACGGGTTGGAATACGCAAAATCAATAAAGCTCAAAGTGGATTAGGTCTGATGAAACTGGGCAGTCACAATAAAACGTTTCTTCTGATATCCGTTCTGCTGGTAATTGTAACCGGTATCGTATACCGGCAGGTGACCGATTGCAAGTTCCTGGCCTTCGACGATCCGGGGTTTGTCACCAACAACCCGCATATTAAGGGCCTGACGGGACCGAATCTGCGATGGGCCATGACCGGAGTGGTAAACGGCAACTGGCAGCCTGTAATCTGGCTCTCGTATATGCTGGACGCGCAGTTTCATGGGCTCGACGCCGGAGCATTTCATCTCACTAACCTGATACTGCATATAGCCAATACGCTGCTGTTACTACTTCTGCTTTATCGGATGACAGGATCACTCTGGAAAAGTGCGTTTGTGACGGCGGTGTTTGCGCTGCACCCGCTGCATGTGGAATCGGTCGCGTGGGTATCCGAACGCAAAGACGTGCTCAGCACTCTCTTTTGGCTGCTCACTATGCTGGCTTATATTCGATATGCTAAAAAACCGCGTTTTCGACGATATGTATGGGTGCTGGTAGCATTTGCTCTAGGTCTTGCAGCTAAACCAATGCTGGTGACGCTGCCGATAATACTGCTTCTGCTGGACTACTGGCCTTTGGGCAGGATGCAGTTCAATAAAAATGTAAAACCTGATTCCAAAGTAAATAAGCAAAAACAGAGTATTGATAAGTCGCCGTCGGTGCCGTTGAAGTTGCTTGTATTGGAAAAATTACCGCTGATAGTATTGGCATTGGGCGCATCAGTTGTAACCGTGTTGACTCAGAGATTATGCGGCACGGTACAAAAAATTGATACATATCCGATCGGAGTAAGGGCAGCAAACGCGGCTTTCAGTTATGTCGTATATCTTAGGAAAATGATATGGCCGAGTGACCTTACCACATTCTACCCGCACCCAGGCGCCTCACTTGCACTTTGGCAGGTCCTGGGAAGCGCGGCCCTGGTAATTGCCCTGACATGGCTTATAGCGCGATCTCGCAGACAACCTTATGCAATAGTCGGGTGGATGTGGTATTTGATAACGCTTGTGCCTGTGATCGGGCTGGTTCAGGTCGGCGCACAGGCGATGGCGGACAGATACACATACATCCCTATGATAGGGATCGCAATTTTGATCGCATGGTCCGTGCCGGACATTCTCCTTCGAAATAGGGAAAGTTCAATTAAGCACAAAAGAGTCAGCCGTGGTAAAGCAGGTATGGCTCCGGTTGCATTTATTGCAATCGCCGCTATCGCCGCGCTCGCAGTCTGCACGTATCGACAGGTCGGCTACTGGCAAGACGACTTCGCGCTGTTTAATCAAAATACTAAAATCGTCGGCAGGAACAGCTTGGCGAACGAAATCATTGGCAACGCATATTACAAACAGGGGAAACTAGACATAGCAGAGCAGCATTTTCGTGAGGCTATAAGTATCTTGCCTGATTATTTCGACGCGCGACAAAGTCTTGCTTCAATGCTGATAAAACAACAACGATACGAAGAAGCGGAAAGCTTCCTGAACGAAACACTGAAGTATTATCCAAATAACGCCCAAGCCCACATGCAGTTGGGCCTCGCATACTTAGAACTGGCCAAGTTGGATTCGGCTCAGGAACATCTTTGCGAGGCTATTAGGATAAGACCACGCAAAGCTATGGCACATGAAATCCTTGGTATTGTGCTGGTTAAAAAGGGAAAAATCGACGAAGCGATAGAGCATTTATCAAAGGCAGTGGAGATATCTCCCGATAATGCAGGATTCCAGGAAGGTCTTGCATACGCCAAATCACTTAAGCTCGGGAAACAATGATATGTTTCAGAATAAAAAAGTAGTTGTAGTAATGCCGGCGTATAATGCCTCCGAAACTCTGCGCAAGACACATGATGAAATCCTGGCTCAGGGCGTTGTGGACCTGGTAATAGTGGTCGATGACGCGAGCAATGACGAGACTGTTGAGATCGCCCGAACTCTGCCGAACACTGTTGTCATGGTGCATGAGAAAAACAAGGGATACGGGGCAAACCAAAAGACATGTTACAGGCTTGCGCTTGAAGAAGGCGGCGACATCATAATCATGGTCCACCCGGACTACCAGTATACGCCCAAGCTGATACCCGCTATGGCATGCCTCATAGGAAATGGACTCTATAGCTGCGTCATTGGGTCGCGCATACTGGGAGGCCATCAGCGTGCAATAAAGCAGGGCATGCCCATCTGGAAATATGCAGCCAACCGTTTCTTGACTGCGACTGAAAACGTAATGATGGGAGTCAAACTTTCAGAGTACCACACCGGCTACCGGGCTTTTTCAGCCGAACTGCTCAGAGAATTGCCGCTGGAGAAAAACTCGGACGACTTTGTGTTTGACAACCAGATGCTTGCGCAGATTATCTGGCTTGGTTACCAGATAGGCGAGATAAGCTGCCCGACCAAATATTTCCCCGAGGCTTCGTCCATCAACTTCAGAAGAAGCGTGGTCTACGGCTTCGGCTGCCTGCGAACTGCCGCTGAGTTTCTTTTGACAAAGCTCGGCATCATAAGGGCCGGTTATCTGCCTGATAGGAAGTAGAATTCAGCTTTCTACAAGATACATAAGCTCCTCAACCGACTTGCAGCCGCAAGCTCCATTCTCCAGCATCTCATCAACAAGTCCGCTCGCCATGCCGTCAGTGAAGTCCCTGTCCTTAATCAGATCGGGCTTAAGTAAGATCACTCTCTTACCGGACAGCGCGGCGTCATGCACCGCTTCGATGTTGAGAATATTGCCGTGGCCTATCGGGACATCGGTGAGTATAATCACATCAGCGGATTTGATGAGTTCCAGGTGCTTTGCATGAGAGTCGGGCGCTATCTGAGCAAAGAGCTGCTGCGGCACATATTCTATATCCAAAGCATCCGCCACTTCCTGATCGGCATCACTTTGATTGAGAACACCCGAGGTGACCTGATAACCCCGGCGCAGGAGTTTTGCAAATATAGGCGCCGCAGTGCCTCCGCCCCCGACCACATGAACACGTATGGGTTTATCAAAATGCGCATCCGGTCTTTTTGACTTCGGGCTTATGCCGGAGATCACATACGGCCTGCGTGTAGTCGGGTGGCGGCGGACCCATACCTCTGCCCCGTACACACGACGGATGTTCTCGGATGTGATCACTTCTTCGGGTGAACCGCTCGCCTGCACGCATCCCTGACCTATAATGACCAGCCGGTCACAATATGACCCAGCTAGATTGAGATCGTGAAGAACTGCTAAAACCGTCAACCCTCGATCCCTGTTCAGACCCTTCACCAGGTCCATTATCTCAAATTGAAAGCTGATGTCCAGGTGGGATGTAGGCTCATCGAGGAGTAAAACTTCAGGCTCCTGGGCCAGCGCACGAGCCATCATGACCCGCTGCCTCTCACCGCCCGAGAGCGCGTTTATAGGCCGGTCCTTTAGGTGGTCAGTGCCTGTCCGGCGGAGAGCATCAAGGGCTATTGCTTCATCTCTGGAAGACTCGACAGCGAACCGTCCCAGCCTGGGTGAACGCCCCATCAGCGCGACTTCCATCACGGTGAAGTCGAACGCGACCATGGTCTCCTGGGGAACAACGGCGACCTTTCTGGCATACTCCCGGGCGGGGATTTTGTATACGTCTTTACCGTCGATCTGCACAAGACCCGACTGCGGCGCAAGCGCGCGAGAGATTGTTCGCAGCAGTGTGGTCTTGCCGCTGCCGTTGGGACCGATAATGCCAACAAACTCTGAGTCGGCAAGCTCCAACGAAACGCCGTTCAGGACCTGCGCTCCGTTATAGCCTGCATGGACATCTTCAACTTTAATCTTTGCACTCACACGGTTTCATTCGACCCCCGCAAATACTTATCCTCCGATTGCTTCAAAACAGGCTCTTGCGGGTATACATCAATCACTACAGTTTCGGGGGAGGCTATTATGAAAATCGAACCGCTCTCGACAACAAATCTCAAAGACGGCATTTACTGTGCGGCCCAAAAACCCAACAGCAAGGAAATATTCAACCAGCTTGAAGTCTGGCTGGAAAGCAACACTCTCAGGGGTCTGGTTGCGCGCGACGAAAGTGGCGAGGTCACCGGTTTCGTCCTGTATTATCCGATTGAAAGCGCTCCACTCGATGTGGAGGGCGAAGGCCTGTATATGGTCCAGTGCTTATTTGTAAAGCCGCATTATCAGGCAAAGGGAGTCGGGCGGATGTTGGTTGAGGGCGCTGTGGCGGATGCGCGCGCAAGTGGAGCCTCGGGGTTGGCGGTTGAGGGCTATAAGAGGCGCACAGCAGCCGGATACGACTTCATGCCCGCGGCATTCTTCCGGCATCTGGGAATGGTTGAGGGTGAGTCGCACGACCAGGGCACGCTCTACTATTTCAGCTTTGATGATAAGGCTCAGCCAAGATACTCTCCGGAAAACTCACCAAAGGTCAAGATTGATATGATCGACTGCCGCAGGTGCTATGTGGGAGTCAGCGACCGCAAAGTCGTGGATGTCGTTATGGAAACCGAATCGCCCAAGTCAGCCGGATTACTGGTGGATGTCGGCCAAGCAGAGACCGACAAAAATATGTCCAGTGGAGTATTTGTAGACGGCAAGCTTACATATTTCAGTGGACCGATATCCGAAGACGGCGTGCTTGATGCAATTGAAGCGGCTGACTCAGCGCGCGACAGATCGATGGACCAATAAAGCTGATGTTTAACATCTATCAGAGTAGGGTATAAAAAGCCTGGTAGACACATCACATCCAAACTTGGCGGAGGCGGCAGCTTTTGACAAAAAGCGAGCCGCCTCTGTCCGTACGCTGCCTCTTACCTAGACACAAAGTAAAATTCCTGATATCTTTAGTCAACACGGCAGAAATTCACTTTCTAACCGCGCCTCAATGCAGGCATAATATGATAGCAAGACCAATTTTAGAATCTTGGAGATGCAATAATGAAAAAACACATGTGCAATATTACACTCCCATGTATGGTAATTATATGGACTTTGGCGCTTGCTGCGTCCTGCGCCGCAGACATCGCAAGCGACGGGCGCGCTGTCGCGGATAAATACAAGGACGCAATCGTGACGGTGAACCTGGTGTTGGAGACAAAGGTTTCATATCAGGGCGGCAGCGACAATGAACAGCAGAAAGTCACCAGCACCGCAACTATTATCGATCCGTCGGGGCTGGCTGTAACGTCACTCTCAGATATCGACCCGACTCTATTTTCATCATATATGGAACATGACGACAGCTTCAGCATGTCCGCTGATGTGATCGACCTCAAGATCAAGCTCTCTGACGGCACCGAGGTCCCGGCAGATATCGTGCTGCGCGACAAAGACCTCGATCTTGCATTTATCAAGCCGAAGACCGCTCCCAAAGCTGCTATGACTTACATCGATCTGTCCAAAGCGAGCACACCTCAAATGCTGGATGAGTTGATCGTGATCTCCAGGCTGGGTCAGATTGCAAACCGAGCGCTCGCGGCGTATGTGGACCGCGTGCAGGCCGTGTTGACTAAACCGCGCACGCTATATGTAGTGACAGGCATCTTCGGCCTGGGCAGCCCTACATTTACACCGGACGGTAAAATCGTAGGAATAGTGGTTGTCCGCGTTGACCAAAGCAAGGACAACGACTCCACTTCGCGATCAATGGGTTATGGAGATTCCTTATACGTAGTCTTACCTGCCTCAACTATTGCTAAAGCCGCCGCGCAGGCCAAGGAAGCCGCACCGGCTAAGTAACCAACATCTTTGTTTCAATGAGATGCACCTTCGGGAAATTAAAGTAGTCAAAA
It includes:
- a CDS encoding TMEM165/GDT1 family protein, with the translated sequence MGSFWVSMAGVFGLEMGDKTQLVALCLASRYNTRVTLAGIFSATLVVHVFSVLLGGGVGRLLPPEWVGFTAGLAFIGFGLWTLRGDSLEDNECKNIQSKSPFWLIFTTFFLAELGDKTMLGTVAFAADKPLIPVWLGSSTGMVVADGLAIMVGQLMGKHLPERPIKIGAGMIFLGFGIFRTAQGALAIAPYTWALAGVITAALAFFFLRGERPRQVELKEECENMFV
- a CDS encoding tetratricopeptide repeat protein, coding for MSSSQRSKLLISALLVLVTGIVYGQVAGFGFLNYDDNLYVIINRHIVGLTVQNLRWAATGVINSNWQPLVWLSYMFDSQIAGLDPGIFHLTNLMLHIANTLLLLFLLHRMTGSLWRSSFVAALFALHPLHVESVAWVAERKDVLSTLFWLLTILLYVRYVEKPSLGRYVWVPVVFALGLMAKPMLVTLPIILLLLDYWPLGRLQSKQIITQQKPNSNDSTPVPLRQLIMEKVPLLLLSTAVGIVTVITQKSSGAIKELGIFSMGVRTANAVFSYIAYLCKTIWPTNLAPFYPHPENSLPTWEVAGSAILVIAITWFVARSRRHPYALVGWLWYLITLLPVIGLVQVGAQAMADRYTYVPMIGIGIMIAWGIPSIIPQRQYKAIAVLAIGVIAAFSICTYQQVGYWRNDTTLFSHSVEVVKDNFVAHNNLGTVLLLRGKNEAALAHFREAARIEPRCMRAQFNVINLLYIMGDVDGAIKQTYNLLNRFPHEGRAYLRLGIIYLRQSKLDLAEKNIRQALRESPDDPKAHQAMGMLLLKRGKADEAVIRLSEAAKLSPDDTDIRKRLKYAKSLKARKAAD
- the hisS gene encoding histidine--tRNA ligase: MTEYVAPRGTRDILPDETPRWQYVESKFRHTCGLYGYREIRTPTFEHTELFTRNLGEATDVVSKEMYTFEDRGGRSITLRPEGTAPTVRAYVQHNLGASLPVNKAYYIGRIFRYERPQAGRYREHTQLGIEAFGSEDPAIDAEIISMAAQFFTSIGIEKYELKLNSIGCPNCRPKYRQALLEFAKSRVDKLCQSCAQRYEQNPMRMLDCKNPDCKALLLDAPKLPDYLCDECSEHFNKVKSYLTALGIDYTLDTNLVRGFDYYTKTAFEFVSGELGAQNAIGGGGRYDNMVHEIGGQPTPAMGFGLGLDRLMLTLDSMGIDLPVDSSTTVFITTIGDEAHDAAVKLIATLRHDGISADMDYTGRSLKAQMKIADKLGSKYVIILGEDEVKNQLATVRTMATSEQQSVPFSELAQVLAS
- a CDS encoding tetratricopeptide repeat protein, encoding MKLNTSRQTTIIICALLVILTSIVYCQVAGFKFLVYDDPLYVVNNPKINGLTASNLSWAIKGVVNSNWQPLVWLSYMLDSQIGGVDSGVFHLTNLLLHIANTLLLLYLLKRMTGSLWRSAFVAAIFALHPLHVESVAWISERKDVLSTLFWLLTMLVYIRYAEKPSLRRYVLVPMVFALGLMAKPMLVTLPVILLLLDYWPLGRLGTKQDIAGQKTSIKEYPKTPLKNLIYEKLPLFALAFAVGIVTILTQKASGAMQELDKYPFGVRAANSAFSCVTYLRKMLWPSDLAAFYPHPKNSLPSWQVVVCVMLIAALTWLAARARRHPYVLVGWLWYLIALLPVIGLIQVGMQAMADRYAYIPMIGIAVVVAWTVPDLVYKNTNPNKRRIGIVASAAIIAIAAFTICTYYQIGYWRDNAALFGHAIEIIPNNYTAHNDLGVALMYRGENQAALEQFREAVRIEPGCLRAQYNLINQLYIMGDTDGAIKQTHTLLRSFPHEGRAYLRLGIMYLRQSKLEPAEKYIRQALRESPNDAKAHQAMGMLLLKQGKIDEAIIRLSEAAKLSPGDPNINKRLIYAQSLKARSKATR
- a CDS encoding tetratricopeptide repeat protein, with translation MKLKSPKYKSGSHTTFFICILLIVLTSAVYWQVTGFKLLSFDDTKFVTNNSHIKGLTGPNLRWAMTGSINGNWQPVIWLSYMLDAQFHGLDAGAFHLTNLILHIANTLLLLLLLYRMTGSLWKSAFVAAVFALHPLHVESVAWISERKDVLSTLFWLLTMLAYIRYAKKPSLRRYIPVPIVFALGLMAKPMLVTLPVILLLLDYWPLGRLQIKKNATQDAKTTKLKHAISETPPASLKLLVLEKAPLVLLALGASIVTILTQRSSGAMDEFNIYPLGMRAANAVFSYIVYLRKMIWPNDLIAFYPHPEGTLPVWMVLGSVILIAVLTWQAIRSHRYPYALFGWLWYLITLIPVIGLVQVGAQAMADRYTYIPMIGISIIIAWGVPDLLHNRNKPGRSVAFAAIAVIITLTVCTYRQVGYWHDDIALFSHAIDVVPNNAPAHNNLGGEYYRQGNVDAAELQFREAVRINPRFDGFQHNLASLLYEQGRYDELATCLHKALKFFPEDDQAHALLGIIYIQQSKLDLAKIHLRKAVRLKPTNSMAQGFLGGLLTRTGEIDEAIDHLSKAVELSPENENYRDGLEYAKSIKLKVD